A portion of the uncultured Bacteroides sp. genome contains these proteins:
- a CDS encoding nucleoside-diphosphate sugar epimerase/dehydratase has translation MIPKITNWYFSKKALPYWGVLTLDCLIVMFSGYIAKYLEVGGLEFAQLFWPMTYGILISIVLYAVSFRLFHTYAGIIRYSSFIDLQHVAAATLAGSVLTYIAFFALASVREINMPDLLGICVIFSISTLLMWLERVAVKCMFDGFCAKDATPVAIYGTKAGGISLASSIINVKVKEFRLVVFISDSKEMKNTYLLGKKVLLNGKGIAEDMKQMGVNVLLVSPPKSEMFRKNAAMIDEFLAAGIKIMMPSAAEEWDGKTPLTTRSLKEVDIEDLLPRDKIEVNMDAIGALLTGKNILITGAAGSIGSEMVRQVAVYKPAKMILIDQAETPMHTVRLMMAREFGDIKCKTIVSSIANKKHMDKIFAEYEPDYVFHAAAYKHVPMMEHNPGIAVQNNIYGTRVIADLAVKYGTRKFVMISTDKAVNPTNVMGCSKRICEIYCQSLNRAIVEGKVKGVTQFVTTRFGNVLGSNGSVIPLFREQIKRGGPLTVTHPDIIRFFMLISEACKLVLEAGTMGQGGEIFVFDMGDPVKIVDLAKRMINLSGANNIGIKFTGLRDGEKLFEEMLNDEEQTRFTHHPKIMIANVREYDYETACQNETRLLEASRSFDDMAIVKIMKEIVPEYKSKSSKYEVLDKTSNPQLQANILLRINSAH, from the coding sequence ATGATTCCCAAAATCACCAATTGGTATTTCTCTAAGAAAGCACTTCCTTATTGGGGGGTACTTACTTTAGATTGCCTTATCGTAATGTTCTCCGGATACATTGCAAAGTATCTTGAAGTTGGAGGTTTAGAATTTGCTCAGTTATTCTGGCCAATGACATACGGTATACTAATAAGCATCGTACTTTATGCTGTGTCATTCCGACTATTTCATACCTACGCCGGCATTATCCGTTATTCATCGTTTATTGACCTGCAGCATGTAGCTGCCGCCACACTTGCAGGATCAGTACTTACATACATAGCCTTTTTTGCACTGGCATCTGTAAGGGAAATCAATATGCCGGATCTTTTGGGTATTTGTGTAATATTCTCCATTTCTACACTCCTGATGTGGCTGGAACGTGTAGCTGTGAAGTGTATGTTCGATGGTTTCTGTGCAAAGGATGCAACACCTGTTGCGATCTACGGAACCAAGGCTGGCGGCATTAGCCTAGCTTCTAGCATCATAAATGTGAAGGTAAAGGAATTCCGTCTTGTGGTTTTTATCTCAGATAGTAAGGAAATGAAGAACACTTATTTGCTGGGTAAGAAGGTATTATTGAATGGTAAGGGTATCGCTGAAGATATGAAGCAGATGGGCGTTAATGTGCTCCTCGTTTCTCCGCCAAAAAGTGAGATGTTCCGCAAGAATGCAGCCATGATTGATGAATTCCTTGCTGCCGGTATCAAGATCATGATGCCCTCAGCAGCGGAGGAATGGGATGGGAAGACTCCTTTGACTACCCGGAGCCTCAAGGAGGTGGACATTGAAGATCTCTTGCCTCGGGATAAGATTGAGGTGAATATGGATGCCATTGGAGCATTGCTCACCGGTAAGAATATTCTTATTACGGGTGCTGCAGGTTCCATTGGCAGTGAGATGGTTCGTCAGGTGGCGGTATACAAGCCCGCGAAGATGATTCTCATTGATCAGGCAGAGACTCCCATGCACACAGTGCGTCTCATGATGGCTCGTGAGTTTGGTGACATAAAGTGCAAAACTATTGTTTCCAGCATTGCAAATAAGAAACACATGGATAAGATATTTGCTGAGTATGAGCCGGATTACGTGTTTCATGCTGCTGCCTACAAGCATGTGCCAATGATGGAGCACAACCCTGGTATTGCTGTTCAGAACAATATCTATGGCACACGTGTAATTGCAGACCTTGCAGTGAAGTATGGCACCCGGAAGTTCGTGATGATCTCCACCGATAAGGCGGTTAACCCAACCAACGTTATGGGTTGCTCAAAGCGTATCTGCGAGATTTACTGTCAGTCACTCAATAGGGCTATTGTTGAGGGTAAGGTGAAGGGGGTTACTCAGTTTGTGACAACTCGTTTCGGTAACGTGTTGGGAAGCAACGGCTCGGTAATTCCTCTGTTTCGTGAGCAGATTAAGAGGGGCGGTCCGCTTACCGTTACTCATCCTGACATTATTCGCTTCTTTATGTTGATTTCTGAGGCCTGTAAGCTCGTGCTGGAGGCAGGGACAATGGGTCAGGGTGGCGAAATCTTTGTTTTTGACATGGGTGATCCGGTAAAGATTGTTGATCTTGCTAAACGCATGATCAACCTTTCCGGAGCCAATAATATTGGCATCAAGTTCACCGGACTTCGTGATGGTGAGAAACTCTTCGAGGAGATGCTGAACGATGAAGAGCAGACGAGGTTTACACACCATCCTAAGATTATGATTGCAAACGTTCGTGAATACGATTACGAGACCGCATGCCAAAACGAAACACGTTTGCTGGAAGCATCCCGGTCGTTTGACGATATGGCTATCGTGAAGATAATGAAAGAAATTGTGCCGGAGTACAAGAGCAAGAGCTCTAAGTATGAGGTGCTGGATAAGACCTCAAATCCCCAACTGCAGGCTAACATTTTATTAAGAATAAACTCAGCCCATTGA
- a CDS encoding WbuC family cupin fold metalloprotein, with translation MQFDKELLDSLFEKAVENPRKRINMDMRTSDADTSQRMLNVLLPGTEVPIHRHEETSESVICLCGKLYEIIYEESAEYVTDSNSLTQDIAKKTTFKEVERILLCPAEGKYGCQIPKGAWHTIEVLEPSVIFEAKDGAYK, from the coding sequence ATACAATTTGACAAAGAACTACTTGACTCTCTTTTTGAGAAGGCCGTTGAGAATCCTCGTAAGAGAATAAATATGGATATGCGCACTTCGGATGCAGATACGTCACAGAGAATGTTGAACGTATTACTCCCGGGAACAGAAGTGCCTATCCACCGTCACGAAGAGACGAGTGAATCTGTTATCTGTCTTTGTGGTAAACTGTATGAGATAATATACGAAGAATCTGCAGAGTATGTAACAGACAGTAATTCCTTGACTCAGGATATAGCAAAGAAGACTACATTCAAGGAAGTAGAACGCATCCTCTTATGCCCTGCAGAAGGCAAGTATGGCTGTCAGATACCTAAGGGTGCATGGCACACAATTGAAGTACTGGAACCTTCCGTTATCTTTGAGGCGAAGGATGGTGCTTACAAATAA
- a CDS encoding IS66 family transposase, with protein sequence MSDIEKNSFIQFLVAESHKKDQQNNRLQKTIDDLADRLSGMQLTLDNIQSSQEMTRDENTKLDAQLSVQGRCLKSMQIELKKALREADKYKGLYEVLRDEKFVGTSQRIKKSPRASGRDDDKDEWDGTENNGNDEFDSDIVSARESEVGKENSEHSCSDAAKTDSFQEDKRQERPYRQGLKYNTMRAGAAIQHKCDRSRIPEDATIVKTEIRSSFHFISRIEEHQMEYVTYRTKDGRLVTAFYPMKRPVQCSVPEALSEEVISENIAADDGEEAVLKNFPGTHATVDMLVELVFNSYMLETPVYRDMIRLFELKFQVSRQTILNWLSKGSNALKKLLPVLKAQALEKNSIINCDETWCRVKMQDKYKKAYIWCMVNKAAGIVIFFYDEGSRGRKVLTDFLGEAELAALQSDAYNVYKYLDGELSQVEHICCMAHVRARFQKALLQGKDELARPFMEWIGKLYDFERDYSNEHLLPDEIKRRRNEIETTEIVGSIWMELTRLLDDPLPKGDLLTKALNYLKNAWAPVMAYRNDGRYCIDNSIAERSIRTLTIERKNKMAFGSHKGAETSTVYHTFISTCKMGALSFYQFLKQYLTAFMEGRTDFENLTPAILGKTN encoded by the coding sequence ATGAGCGATATCGAGAAAAATTCATTTATCCAGTTTTTAGTAGCCGAGTCCCATAAGAAGGACCAGCAGAACAATCGTCTTCAAAAAACGATCGATGATTTAGCTGATCGCTTGAGTGGTATGCAACTCACTTTGGATAATATTCAAAGTAGTCAGGAGATGACTCGTGATGAAAATACCAAATTGGATGCTCAATTGTCAGTTCAAGGCCGCTGTCTGAAGTCTATGCAAATTGAATTGAAAAAAGCTCTTCGTGAGGCGGATAAATACAAGGGGCTCTATGAAGTGCTTAGGGATGAGAAGTTTGTAGGTACCAGTCAGAGAATAAAAAAGTCACCCCGCGCATCAGGACGCGATGACGACAAAGATGAATGGGATGGTACAGAAAATAACGGGAATGATGAATTTGATTCTGACATAGTATCTGCCAGGGAATCCGAAGTAGGCAAAGAGAACTCGGAACACTCCTGTTCAGATGCCGCAAAAACTGATTCATTCCAAGAGGATAAAAGGCAAGAACGTCCTTATCGTCAAGGGCTGAAATATAATACAATGAGGGCTGGAGCCGCTATTCAACATAAATGTGACCGTTCGCGTATTCCTGAGGATGCTACGATTGTCAAAACAGAAATCAGAAGCTCTTTCCATTTTATAAGCCGGATTGAAGAGCATCAGATGGAGTATGTGACCTATCGTACAAAAGACGGTCGACTCGTAACGGCCTTTTACCCTATGAAGAGACCTGTTCAATGTTCAGTGCCGGAGGCACTGTCGGAAGAGGTTATCTCTGAGAATATTGCAGCCGACGATGGAGAAGAGGCAGTTCTTAAGAATTTTCCCGGAACCCATGCCACAGTAGATATGCTCGTAGAGTTGGTATTCAATTCTTATATGCTTGAGACCCCTGTTTATCGTGATATGATCCGTTTATTTGAATTAAAGTTCCAAGTTTCACGGCAGACCATCTTGAATTGGTTGTCCAAAGGTTCCAATGCTTTAAAAAAGCTGCTTCCTGTATTGAAAGCTCAGGCTTTGGAGAAAAACTCGATTATCAATTGCGATGAAACTTGGTGCCGTGTGAAAATGCAGGATAAGTATAAGAAGGCTTATATCTGGTGCATGGTAAATAAGGCAGCCGGTATTGTTATTTTCTTTTATGATGAAGGCAGCCGCGGTCGTAAAGTGTTAACTGATTTTCTGGGAGAGGCTGAACTGGCAGCGTTACAATCTGATGCTTATAACGTTTATAAATATTTAGATGGCGAGTTAAGCCAGGTTGAGCATATCTGTTGTATGGCACACGTCAGGGCTCGATTCCAAAAGGCCTTATTGCAAGGTAAGGATGAGCTGGCAAGACCCTTTATGGAGTGGATTGGTAAGTTATATGATTTTGAACGTGACTACAGTAATGAGCACCTGTTACCCGATGAAATCAAGAGGCGAAGGAACGAAATAGAAACTACCGAAATAGTCGGTTCCATTTGGATGGAATTAACCCGTCTGCTTGACGATCCTTTACCCAAAGGTGACCTGCTAACTAAGGCACTCAATTATTTAAAGAACGCATGGGCTCCCGTTATGGCTTATCGCAATGACGGCCGGTATTGCATTGACAATTCTATTGCGGAACGCTCGATTCGTACGTTGACGATTGAACGTAAAAACAAAATGGCTTTTGGTAGTCACAAGGGCGCTGAAACCTCGACGGTTTATCATACCTTTATATCAACTTGCAAAATGGGCGCACTGTCATTTTATCAATTCTTGAAGCAGTATTTAACTGCTTTTATGGAAGGGCGTACGGATTTTGAGAATCTTACTCCTGCCATATTGGGTAAAACCAATTAA
- the tnpB gene encoding IS66 family insertion sequence element accessory protein TnpB, whose protein sequence is MLTVSGLKNFYYLPHFHDMRCGYARIMEVIRMSYHRNPYRGDVFFFMSKNERSVRMVMYEKHSFNVHTCTFAKGYRFMKIRFEEEKSIYQVDWKDIISILESPVVKEIRVKERTS, encoded by the coding sequence ATGCTGACAGTTTCCGGTTTGAAGAATTTCTACTACTTACCTCATTTTCACGATATGCGTTGTGGTTATGCCCGTATTATGGAAGTTATTCGAATGAGTTATCATCGAAACCCTTATAGAGGTGATGTTTTTTTCTTTATGTCCAAGAACGAACGTAGTGTTCGCATGGTAATGTACGAGAAGCACTCATTCAATGTTCATACCTGTACATTTGCAAAGGGATATCGCTTTATGAAGATAAGGTTTGAAGAAGAGAAAAGCATTTATCAGGTGGATTGGAAAGATATTATTTCTATCCTTGAAAGTCCCGTTGTAAAGGAGATTCGAGTTAAAGAGAGAACAAGTTAA
- a CDS encoding NAD-dependent epimerase/dehydratase family protein, with protein MKVLITGAGSYVGESVKAYILKTSTDFEIDAVDTFEYNWKKADLPKYDVVYHVAGIAHVNADPKMEPLYYKVNRDLTIEVAKAAKEAGVKQFIFMSSMIVFHESQSLTKEVITPETKPNPNGFYGDSKLQAENGLHELECPTFKVCILRPPMIYGPNSKGNFPRLAKLGVNTPIFPAYHNQRSMLYIDNLAEFVKQAIKRELSGTFYPQNKELSDTVEIIRFFAKAGGHKIGIWSVLNPFVTLGSKFLQPLNKVFASYYYDPQMSKMDFEYQVVGFEESLKRVADSLK; from the coding sequence ATGAAAGTGCTTATTACTGGTGCTGGCAGCTATGTTGGCGAAAGCGTAAAAGCTTATATCCTGAAAACATCTACCGATTTTGAGATTGATGCGGTAGATACCTTTGAATATAATTGGAAGAAGGCTGACTTACCGAAGTACGATGTAGTGTATCATGTGGCAGGAATTGCGCATGTGAATGCTGATCCGAAGATGGAACCTCTTTATTATAAGGTTAACCGTGACCTGACTATCGAGGTGGCGAAAGCAGCCAAAGAGGCGGGTGTGAAGCAGTTCATCTTTATGAGCTCGATGATTGTGTTTCATGAGAGTCAGAGTCTTACCAAGGAGGTGATTACTCCGGAGACTAAACCTAATCCTAACGGTTTCTATGGCGACAGCAAGCTGCAGGCTGAGAATGGTCTTCACGAACTGGAGTGTCCTACGTTCAAGGTATGCATTCTGCGTCCTCCTATGATTTATGGTCCTAATTCGAAGGGTAACTTCCCTCGTCTTGCGAAGCTGGGGGTGAATACACCTATATTTCCTGCTTATCACAATCAGAGAAGTATGTTGTACATTGACAACCTTGCAGAGTTTGTGAAGCAAGCTATTAAGCGTGAACTTTCAGGTACGTTCTATCCTCAGAATAAGGAGTTGAGCGATACTGTGGAGATTATCCGCTTTTTCGCTAAGGCAGGTGGTCATAAGATTGGCATCTGGAGTGTGCTAAATCCTTTTGTAACTCTCGGCAGCAAGTTCCTGCAGCCACTGAACAAGGTGTTTGCGTCTTACTATTATGACCCTCAGATGAGCAAAATGGATTTTGAGTATCAGGTGGTTGGTTTTGAGGAGAGTTTGAAACGAGTCGCAGATAGTTTAAAATAA
- a CDS encoding glycosyltransferase family 4 protein — protein sequence MVTYAIIFVLLLVAELVYFKIADKCNIIDKPNQRSSHSNIVLRGGGIIFAFSTLAWVGLQGAYGDWGLVIEYLPFLIGSFLIAGVSFVDDIVSLRDSVRLVAQFTAMALMFWSLGILHWNMWWIVIIAMIVCVGATNVINFMDGINGITAGYSLAVLVPLFILNNTLGTPFIDNHFLGVVILGVLVFCLFNFRPKGKAKCFAGDVGSIGIAFILLFAIGKLVMQTGDVTYLLFLLVYGVDGCLTICHRILLHEKLGEAHRKHAYQLMANELEIGHVKVTSLYMTMQLAVSLAFVFLVPNTMLAHWIYMIVMFVILAVAYVLFKKKYYHLHEEYLASLEK from the coding sequence ATGGTTACTTACGCTATAATTTTCGTTCTGCTGCTTGTGGCGGAACTAGTGTACTTCAAAATTGCGGATAAGTGCAATATCATCGATAAGCCGAACCAAAGGTCAAGTCACTCTAATATTGTTTTGAGAGGTGGTGGAATCATATTCGCTTTTTCAACTCTTGCTTGGGTTGGACTTCAGGGTGCTTATGGCGATTGGGGTTTGGTGATTGAATATCTGCCATTCCTGATTGGATCGTTCCTGATTGCGGGTGTGAGTTTTGTTGATGACATCGTGTCGCTTCGGGATAGTGTCAGGTTGGTAGCTCAGTTCACAGCAATGGCTTTGATGTTCTGGAGCCTTGGTATCCTACATTGGAACATGTGGTGGATCGTGATCATTGCAATGATTGTATGCGTGGGTGCAACCAATGTAATCAATTTCATGGATGGTATTAATGGCATCACTGCGGGTTACAGCCTTGCAGTATTGGTGCCTTTGTTTATCCTGAACAACACCCTTGGAACTCCTTTCATTGACAACCATTTTCTGGGTGTAGTAATCTTGGGGGTACTTGTGTTTTGCCTGTTCAACTTCCGTCCTAAGGGTAAAGCAAAGTGCTTTGCGGGTGATGTGGGTAGCATTGGTATCGCTTTCATCCTGCTGTTTGCCATCGGTAAGTTGGTGATGCAGACAGGGGATGTAACTTACTTGCTGTTCCTGCTGGTGTATGGTGTGGATGGGTGTTTAACAATCTGCCACCGCATCCTGCTGCACGAGAAACTGGGTGAAGCTCACCGTAAGCACGCATATCAACTGATGGCGAACGAACTGGAAATTGGTCATGTGAAGGTGACGAGCTTGTATATGACTATGCAGTTAGCTGTTTCGCTGGCGTTCGTTTTCCTTGTGCCTAATACTATGTTGGCGCACTGGATTTACATGATTGTAATGTTTGTGATTCTTGCAGTAGCTTATGTACTGTTCAAAAAGAAGTACTATCATCTGCACGAAGAATATTTAGCTTCACTTGAAAAGTAA
- the gmd gene encoding GDP-mannose 4,6-dehydratase — protein sequence MKKVALITGITGQDGSFLAEFLIEKGYEVHGIIRRSSSFNTARIEHLYLDEWVRDMKQSRLVNLHYGDMTDSSSLIRIIQEVNPDEIYNLAAQSHVKVSFDVPEYTAEADAVGTLRMLEAVRILGLEKKTKIYQASTSELYGLVQEIPQKETTPFYPRSPYGVAKLYGFWITKNYRESYGMYAVNGILFNHESERRGETFVTRKITLAVARIAQGLQDKLYLGNLDSLRDWGYAKDYVECMWLILQHDIPEDFVIATGEYHKVREFATLAFKEAGIELRWDGEGVNEKGIDISTGKILVEVDARYFRPAEVEQLLGDPTKARTLLGWNPTKTSFPELVQIMVQHDMKFVKKLHARMELEK from the coding sequence ATGAAAAAAGTAGCATTGATCACCGGTATAACCGGACAAGACGGCTCATTTTTAGCCGAGTTTTTGATAGAAAAAGGGTATGAAGTTCATGGGATAATCAGGCGTTCTTCGTCTTTCAATACAGCACGTATAGAGCACTTGTATCTTGATGAGTGGGTGCGCGATATGAAACAAAGCCGTTTGGTGAATCTTCACTACGGAGATATGACAGATTCTAGCTCATTGATTCGGATCATTCAAGAAGTGAATCCGGATGAAATTTACAACTTAGCTGCTCAGAGTCACGTGAAGGTTTCTTTTGATGTACCCGAATATACAGCTGAAGCAGACGCAGTGGGTACACTGCGCATGCTCGAAGCGGTTCGTATCTTAGGGTTGGAAAAGAAGACGAAGATTTATCAGGCTTCTACTTCGGAACTTTACGGATTGGTACAGGAAATTCCTCAAAAGGAAACAACGCCTTTCTATCCTCGCTCTCCGTATGGAGTAGCTAAATTATACGGATTCTGGATTACCAAAAACTATCGCGAAAGTTACGGCATGTATGCGGTGAATGGTATTTTGTTTAATCATGAAAGTGAACGTCGGGGAGAAACTTTTGTAACGCGTAAAATAACCTTGGCTGTAGCTCGTATTGCGCAAGGATTGCAAGATAAATTGTATCTGGGTAATCTAGATTCATTACGTGACTGGGGCTATGCAAAGGACTACGTAGAATGTATGTGGCTCATTCTTCAACACGATATTCCTGAAGATTTTGTGATTGCCACGGGTGAATACCACAAAGTACGTGAGTTTGCTACACTGGCTTTCAAAGAGGCAGGAATCGAGCTTCGTTGGGATGGAGAAGGAGTAAATGAAAAAGGTATAGATATATCTACCGGTAAAATATTGGTAGAGGTAGATGCTAGATATTTCCGTCCTGCTGAAGTAGAACAACTTTTGGGTGATCCTACGAAGGCGCGCACTTTATTGGGATGGAATCCTACCAAGACTTCTTTCCCGGAACTGGTACAAATTATGGTTCAACATGACATGAAGTTTGTGAAGAAGCTGCATGCTCGTATGGAATTGGAGAAATAA
- a CDS encoding transposase codes for MKPPKWFAWKIVKPKNSTIERNMYGVTYALTFWKQITLYIDHGDWDIDNNTAERSMRPLAVGRSNFVGFGSHQGAGLGACAYTFVETCKLNTISAYEYIKKVLTLIGDEKEDTNDYSALLPSVLAVK; via the coding sequence ATGAAACCTCCGAAATGGTTTGCGTGGAAGATAGTCAAACCAAAGAATTCCACTATAGAAAGAAATATGTATGGGGTTACTTATGCACTCACTTTCTGGAAACAAATCACTCTGTATATCGATCATGGCGATTGGGATATCGACAACAACACCGCAGAACGCAGCATGCGTCCCCTGGCTGTTGGTCGAAGCAACTTTGTCGGTTTTGGCTCCCATCAAGGAGCCGGCCTTGGCGCGTGCGCCTATACGTTTGTAGAAACTTGTAAACTCAATACGATCTCGGCTTACGAATATATCAAGAAGGTGTTAACTCTGATTGGAGATGAAAAGGAAGATACCAATGACTATTCCGCTCTACTTCCGAGTGTTCTGGCAGTTAAATAA